From Varibaculum massiliense, a single genomic window includes:
- a CDS encoding major tail protein: protein MATIGLDKLYYATITENPDTGEETYAKPKPLAKAISAELSVEVAEAILYADDGPSEIVKEFKSGTLTLGVDDLGGEAAAALTGATVDSNGVLISASEDGGAPVAIGFRAARSNGKYQYFWLYRVKFALPTETLATKADSITFSTPSIEGTILRRNKPDAKGRHPWKAEVLEGATGVKPETITNWYAQVYEPATS from the coding sequence ATGGCGACTATTGGCTTAGACAAGCTCTACTACGCCACCATCACCGAAAACCCCGATACGGGTGAGGAAACCTACGCCAAACCCAAACCGCTGGCCAAAGCCATCTCGGCCGAGCTCTCCGTTGAGGTGGCTGAAGCGATCCTGTACGCCGATGACGGGCCGAGTGAGATCGTCAAAGAATTCAAATCCGGCACCCTGACCCTCGGCGTCGACGACCTCGGCGGCGAAGCGGCAGCCGCGCTGACGGGTGCGACCGTGGACTCCAACGGCGTGCTCATCTCTGCCTCCGAGGATGGTGGGGCTCCGGTGGCGATTGGTTTCCGCGCAGCACGCTCCAACGGTAAGTATCAGTATTTTTGGCTCTACCGGGTCAAGTTCGCCCTCCCAACAGAAACGCTGGCCACCAAAGCCGACTCGATTACGTTCTCGACCCCGAGCATTGAGGGCACGATTTTGCGGCGTAACAAGCCAGATGCGAAGGGGCGTCATCCGTGGAAGGCCGAAGTGCTAGAGGGCGCAACCGGGGTCAAGCCTGAGACGATCACGAACTGGTATGCCCAAGTCTACGAACCCGCCACCAGCTAA
- a CDS encoding head-tail connector protein, producing MTTVDLVAQVKANLLITFDDDDKLIGALINAATSYACSFQHLPENHYETHEMSGATRQGIVMLASHFYESRDGSTAGFWSDKPDAARAVWNAVNNLLRLDRDWKV from the coding sequence ATGACCACGGTTGATTTGGTTGCGCAGGTGAAGGCGAACCTGCTCATCACCTTCGACGATGACGACAAGCTGATCGGCGCGCTGATCAATGCGGCCACCTCCTACGCCTGCTCCTTCCAACACTTGCCCGAAAACCACTACGAAACACACGAGATGTCTGGGGCAACCAGGCAGGGCATTGTCATGCTCGCCAGCCATTTCTATGAGTCTCGTGATGGTTCCACGGCAGGTTTCTGGTCCGATAAACCAGATGCGGCGCGGGCGGTGTGGAACGCGGTGAACAATCTGCTGCGTCTGGACCGGGATTGGAAAGTCTAA
- a CDS encoding head maturation protease, ClpP-related — MIRFWNWLTPEPSTDPDADAVRVLRISGTIAEESWFDDDVTPGIFASELNAGSGPVTIWLNSPGGDVVAAAQIYNMLIDYPGTVTVNIDGIAASAASVIAMAASTVAMSPVSMLMIHNPATMAVGDKDELARAMSMLDSVKESILNAYQEKTNLSRAKLSKLMDAETWMDARAAIDMGFADELLTGERNPAFNVKPDEELEDDEDEVDSPDEPDDEGEELKRPPFSPKNAGLGTVFSRRAAEQKLVAHLTATSPPPRPVRPPRPTIQPAVPLGRRVLDLYAELANQPH; from the coding sequence ATGATACGTTTTTGGAACTGGCTCACACCAGAGCCATCAACTGACCCGGACGCAGATGCAGTCCGGGTTTTGCGCATTAGCGGCACGATCGCTGAAGAATCCTGGTTCGATGACGATGTCACGCCGGGAATCTTCGCTAGTGAGTTGAATGCTGGGTCTGGGCCGGTGACTATCTGGCTCAATTCGCCTGGTGGTGATGTTGTGGCTGCGGCGCAGATCTACAACATGCTCATCGACTACCCAGGCACAGTCACCGTCAATATCGATGGCATCGCCGCATCTGCTGCGTCTGTGATCGCAATGGCAGCATCCACCGTGGCTATGAGTCCGGTGTCGATGTTGATGATTCACAACCCTGCGACGATGGCGGTTGGCGATAAGGACGAACTCGCACGTGCGATGTCGATGCTTGATTCGGTCAAAGAATCGATCCTGAATGCGTATCAGGAGAAGACGAACCTGAGTCGGGCGAAGCTGTCCAAGCTCATGGATGCTGAGACGTGGATGGATGCTCGGGCCGCGATCGATATGGGTTTCGCCGACGAACTCTTGACAGGCGAACGCAACCCGGCCTTCAACGTTAAGCCGGACGAAGAACTAGAAGACGATGAGGACGAAGTCGACTCCCCAGACGAACCCGATGACGAGGGCGAAGAGTTGAAGCGTCCGCCGTTCTCACCCAAGAACGCAGGACTTGGCACGGTGTTTTCCCGCCGCGCAGCCGAGCAAAAACTCGTCGCGCATCTGACCGCCACATCACCGCCGCCGAGGCCGGTGCGACCACCACGCCCAACCATTCAACCCGCTGTACCTCTTGGTCGGCGGGTTCTTGATTTGTACGCCGAACTAGCGAACCAACCCCACTGA
- a CDS encoding phage portal protein, whose product MGFLNWLRGDTTRNATDHAIGTGYSFFFGATSSGRPVTERSAMQMTAVYSCVRILAEAIAGLPLHVYRYKDGGGKEKALDHPLYPLLHDEPNPEMTSFVFRETLMTHLLLWGNAFAQVIRNGRDEVIGLYPLMPNRMTVGRDEFGRLYYEYQRTWDEPTGRFETVTLAARDVLHIPGLGFDGLVGYSPIAMAKNAIGLAQATEDYGASFFANGAAPGGVLEHPGTIKDPARVRESWQSTFGGARNGNKIAVLEEGMKYTPISVSPEQAQFLETRKFQINEIARIFRIPPHMIGDLEKSSFSNIEQQSLEFVKYTLDPWVIRFEQAITKTLLSPREKPQIYVKFNLEGLLRGDYESRMNGYAVARQNGWMSANDIRELENLDRISIEAGGDLYLVNGNMLPLSLAGAYAQTTESEPAEEPMSEASVRRRI is encoded by the coding sequence ATGGGTTTTCTGAATTGGCTGCGTGGCGACACCACTCGCAACGCCACCGATCATGCAATCGGTACGGGCTATAGCTTCTTTTTCGGAGCGACCTCGTCTGGTCGTCCGGTGACTGAGCGTTCAGCGATGCAGATGACGGCGGTGTATTCGTGCGTGCGGATTTTGGCTGAGGCGATAGCCGGGCTACCACTGCACGTATACCGTTACAAGGACGGTGGCGGCAAGGAAAAAGCCCTCGACCACCCCTTATACCCGCTGTTGCATGATGAACCTAACCCCGAGATGACATCCTTCGTGTTCCGAGAAACCCTCATGACCCACTTGCTGCTCTGGGGTAATGCGTTTGCGCAAGTGATCCGCAACGGCCGCGACGAAGTCATCGGCCTGTATCCACTCATGCCTAACCGGATGACCGTAGGCAGAGATGAGTTTGGGCGGCTGTATTACGAGTATCAGCGGACATGGGACGAACCAACAGGAAGGTTCGAAACCGTCACGCTGGCCGCCCGCGACGTGTTGCATATTCCAGGTCTGGGTTTTGACGGACTGGTTGGTTATAGCCCGATTGCAATGGCAAAGAACGCCATCGGCTTGGCGCAGGCTACCGAGGACTACGGGGCGAGCTTTTTCGCTAACGGTGCCGCCCCTGGTGGTGTGCTCGAGCACCCGGGCACGATCAAAGACCCCGCGCGCGTCAGGGAGTCCTGGCAGTCCACGTTCGGCGGAGCGAGGAACGGCAACAAGATCGCTGTGCTCGAGGAAGGCATGAAATACACGCCCATCTCCGTCAGCCCAGAACAAGCTCAATTCCTTGAAACGAGAAAGTTTCAGATCAACGAAATTGCTCGAATCTTCCGTATTCCGCCACACATGATCGGCGACCTCGAAAAGAGTTCCTTTAGCAATATTGAGCAGCAGTCGTTGGAGTTTGTGAAGTACACGCTCGATCCGTGGGTGATCCGCTTCGAACAAGCCATCACCAAAACACTCCTCAGCCCGCGTGAAAAACCACAGATCTACGTGAAGTTCAACCTCGAAGGACTCCTGCGTGGGGATTACGAATCCCGAATGAATGGTTATGCGGTGGCAAGGCAAAACGGCTGGATGAGCGCCAACGATATCCGCGAACTAGAAAACCTCGACCGCATCAGCATCGAGGCAGGCGGCGACCTCTACCTAGTCAACGGCAATATGCTCCCGCTCAGTCTCGCAGGGGCATACGCGCAGACAACCGAGTCTGAACCGGCTGAGGAACCTATGAGTGAAGCTTCTGTAAGGAGGAGGATATGA
- a CDS encoding head-tail adaptor protein, whose product MASLGSMRTTIDLIQPTVIRDKAGFTTTRDEVRATVRAQIEVRHASSAWVNRAAYSKADVLFRIRTIPGLFVTTNMEISEPGGRYVIDAVEVIGRYVEILAHQTTPEGEAHG is encoded by the coding sequence ATGGCTTCTTTGGGATCCATGCGCACCACCATCGACCTTATACAGCCAACGGTTATCCGCGATAAGGCGGGGTTCACCACCACGCGCGACGAAGTGCGAGCAACCGTGCGAGCGCAGATCGAGGTCCGACACGCATCGAGCGCGTGGGTGAACCGGGCAGCGTACTCAAAGGCCGATGTCCTCTTCCGCATCCGTACCATCCCCGGACTATTCGTGACCACGAATATGGAGATCAGTGAACCAGGCGGGCGGTATGTGATCGACGCAGTCGAGGTGATCGGCCGGTATGTCGAGATTCTTGCCCACCAGACCACGCCCGAAGGAGAGGCCCATGGCTAG
- a CDS encoding phage major capsid protein: MSTSLSVSDLRTKRADVWEKAKAFLDERRYTSTGCLSAEDDRAYAKMEAEIDQLTNEIARSERALRRDADLAKATNAPLTSMPGINPDNDEVKPMTPRATASYKRAFWDAMRLNASPMEVRNALSEGVDTEGGYLVPDEFERTLISSLEDQNIMRSLAKVVQTTSGDRKIPVVSTHGTAGWLDEGKPYTESDEAFTQVTLSAFKLGTFLKISEELLNDSAFNVEQYLAAEFARRIGAAEEEAFLTGDGKGKPTGIFAASGGGQNAVTTAKATDITADELIDLHYSLRGPYRKNAVWLMNDSTVKTIRKLKDGNGQYLWQPALTAGTPDLVLGRPIHTSTFIPEIKSGAKSVAFGDLSYYWIADRQGRSFKRLNELFATTGQVGFLASQRLDGKLVLPEAVKLLTQKTTA; this comes from the coding sequence ATGTCTACTTCACTTTCTGTTTCTGATCTTCGCACCAAGCGCGCAGATGTTTGGGAGAAGGCGAAGGCCTTCCTCGATGAGCGCCGCTACACCAGCACCGGTTGCCTGTCTGCTGAAGACGATCGGGCTTACGCGAAGATGGAGGCCGAAATCGACCAGCTCACCAACGAGATCGCACGCTCTGAACGTGCCTTGCGCCGCGACGCCGACCTCGCTAAGGCAACCAACGCACCGCTGACCTCAATGCCAGGCATCAACCCCGACAATGACGAGGTCAAACCCATGACCCCACGCGCGACCGCCTCCTATAAGCGAGCGTTTTGGGATGCGATGCGGCTTAACGCTTCTCCGATGGAAGTACGCAACGCCCTGTCCGAGGGTGTCGATACTGAGGGCGGCTATCTGGTGCCTGATGAGTTCGAACGCACGCTGATCTCCTCACTTGAAGATCAGAACATCATGCGCTCCCTGGCCAAGGTCGTTCAAACCACCAGCGGGGATCGGAAGATCCCGGTCGTCTCCACGCATGGCACTGCCGGGTGGCTCGATGAGGGCAAGCCGTATACGGAATCTGATGAAGCCTTTACTCAGGTCACTTTGTCGGCGTTTAAGCTCGGCACCTTCCTCAAAATCAGCGAAGAGCTACTCAATGACAGCGCGTTTAATGTCGAGCAGTACCTGGCGGCGGAGTTTGCTCGCCGTATCGGCGCGGCTGAAGAAGAAGCCTTCCTCACCGGGGACGGTAAGGGTAAGCCGACCGGCATCTTCGCAGCCTCTGGCGGCGGACAAAATGCTGTAACGACAGCCAAGGCCACCGACATTACCGCTGATGAGCTCATCGACCTGCACTATTCCCTGCGCGGCCCGTACCGCAAGAACGCGGTATGGCTGATGAACGACTCGACCGTGAAAACCATCCGGAAGCTCAAGGATGGTAACGGCCAGTACTTGTGGCAGCCAGCGTTGACTGCTGGAACGCCGGATCTGGTTCTTGGCCGCCCCATCCACACATCCACGTTCATTCCGGAGATTAAGTCGGGGGCTAAGAGCGTAGCCTTCGGTGACCTGTCGTATTACTGGATCGCCGACCGACAAGGCCGCTCCTTTAAACGGCTGAACGAATTGTTCGCCACCACCGGACAGGTCGGATTCCTCGCATCCCAGCGACTGGACGGCAAACTCGTCCTACCCGAAGCGGTCAAGCTGCTCACCCAAAAGACCACCGCATAA
- a CDS encoding HK97-gp10 family putative phage morphogenesis protein — MARVQIRLPNAFIDSLDAASRVLESSADEVLEAGAAVVEPRMRANLTSAIGRATKQPSRSTGQLLSALGTTGVKVNSKGDHNIKVGFAENRRDGRANALIANVLEHGRSNQPARPFLAPTRSQTRRGAIEAMKAALTARIEQVGP, encoded by the coding sequence ATGGCTAGAGTCCAGATTCGCCTGCCTAACGCGTTCATTGATTCTCTTGATGCTGCGAGCCGTGTGCTGGAGTCTTCGGCTGATGAGGTGCTTGAGGCAGGAGCAGCCGTGGTCGAGCCGCGCATGCGAGCAAACCTCACCAGTGCAATCGGACGCGCCACCAAGCAGCCCTCGCGTTCAACAGGACAACTACTCAGCGCTTTGGGCACAACGGGCGTGAAGGTGAACTCGAAAGGTGATCACAATATTAAGGTCGGCTTTGCTGAGAACCGCCGCGACGGTAGAGCGAATGCGTTGATCGCGAACGTCCTCGAACACGGCCGTAGTAATCAGCCCGCGCGCCCATTTCTTGCACCCACACGGTCGCAAACAAGGCGTGGTGCGATCGAAGCCATGAAGGCGGCGCTCACAGCGCGCATTGAGCAGGTGGGGCCATGA